From a single Campylobacter concisus genomic region:
- a CDS encoding 4Fe-4S dicluster domain-containing protein has protein sequence MKKYMMIHDENLCIGCQGCSVACRSANNVPRGLYRLQVHAKMSGTFPNLKTDFLRQSCVMCEDAPCVEVCPTGASFKTADGVTLLDHRICVSCKYCILACPYDARYVMPDGEIGKCTFCYESRLEEGKEPACVSVCPTNALTFGDVNDENSKISKKLKESKYYLPKAELNTKPSLAMIANTKGAHHE, from the coding sequence ATGAAAAAATATATGATGATACATGATGAAAATTTATGCATCGGCTGTCAAGGCTGCTCGGTAGCTTGCAGAAGTGCAAACAACGTACCAAGGGGACTTTACCGCTTACAGGTGCATGCGAAGATGAGTGGGACATTTCCAAATTTAAAGACTGACTTTTTGCGTCAAAGCTGTGTTATGTGCGAAGATGCACCTTGTGTTGAGGTTTGCCCAACTGGCGCTAGCTTTAAAACAGCCGATGGCGTGACGCTGCTTGATCATAGAATTTGCGTTAGTTGCAAATACTGCATCCTGGCCTGTCCATACGACGCTCGCTACGTCATGCCAGATGGCGAGATAGGCAAATGCACATTTTGCTATGAGAGTAGGCTAGAAGAGGGCAAAGAGCCAGCTTGCGTTAGCGTCTGCCCTACAAATGCCCTAACTTTTGGCGATGTAAATGATGAAAACTCTAAAATTTCAAAGAAATTAAAAGAGAGCAAATACTACTTGCCAAAAGCGGAGCTAAACACAAAACCTTCACTTGCGATGATCGCAAATACAAAAGGAGCACACCATGAATAA
- the phsA gene encoding thiosulfate reductase PhsA, translating into MSLNRREFLKFGAGVSMVASSLPGGALENAAKQDEKYVRSFCEMCSSRCPIEAKVVDNKICFLSGNPKAGGTATSLCARGGSGFSQLYDEHRVKKPLIRVGERGENKWREASWDEALDLVASKMLEIKQKYGPESFVFTCKSSQTHKLMVNFASAYGSPNCFSHFSCCPITYQMVCEQMYGIAKLKRDFANAKYVVNFGHNLFEGIVIADAKKLAKFAAKKDTKLLVLEPRFSVVASKADEWLPVRPGTDLAFVLAIINTWIQNGTYDKEFIEKFTIGFDEIVKSVEGKTPEWQEAITGIKASDVRRIADEIYKAAPRVIFDFGHKTTTTRAEYMRTKAIMVANAMMGNWEVKGGLFGGKNAKTFNKLVGEDKFPVLKNPDDKFKVPKVTRLDFAGKTGRHKFVSRKHGVLMDINDAILNEKPYAIKGWFNIRFNHLINVAETMKSIEAMKKLDFIVVSDVYLNDMATFADVILPESSYLERDEGIEDKSGLKPAYMIRNKVIDPVGDTRDGAFIFRELARRMKIDELYTWNDIREFRMQQAGGDVNLLAALEKDGFITWDEPGILFREKGMIDKFVTKYPVASKFIGENGLMDDMAKLKTKSGKIELFLPDVEAQFEGYGALNDKDMDTFDGHDLCLTCGKTPIHTNGHTQAVPSLHDLMSDSPIWINPKTAKRKNLRDGDMVVVKNKFGEQKGKLMVTEGIREDTLFIYHGFGHITPALKSIDHVGLNTSVLLNPAEGPVAATMVTNVGVSISKA; encoded by the coding sequence ATGAGCTTAAATAGACGAGAATTTTTAAAATTCGGTGCTGGAGTTAGTATGGTTGCATCGTCCTTGCCGGGCGGTGCTTTAGAAAATGCTGCAAAGCAAGATGAGAAGTACGTCCGTAGCTTTTGCGAGATGTGCTCTTCAAGATGCCCTATCGAAGCAAAGGTCGTTGATAATAAAATTTGCTTCTTAAGCGGTAATCCAAAAGCTGGCGGTACGGCGACTTCGCTTTGTGCAAGAGGTGGCTCTGGTTTTAGTCAGCTTTATGACGAACATAGAGTCAAAAAGCCTTTGATCAGGGTTGGTGAGAGAGGCGAAAATAAATGGCGCGAGGCCAGCTGGGACGAAGCACTTGATCTAGTTGCTTCAAAAATGCTTGAGATCAAGCAAAAGTATGGCCCAGAAAGCTTTGTCTTTACCTGTAAAAGCTCGCAAACACATAAGCTAATGGTAAATTTTGCCTCAGCTTATGGCTCGCCAAACTGCTTTTCACACTTTTCGTGCTGTCCGATCACATATCAGATGGTCTGTGAGCAGATGTATGGCATAGCTAAGCTAAAAAGAGACTTTGCAAATGCAAAATACGTTGTAAATTTTGGTCACAATCTTTTTGAAGGCATCGTCATAGCTGATGCTAAAAAGCTTGCTAAATTTGCAGCTAAAAAAGATACAAAGCTACTTGTGCTTGAGCCAAGATTTAGCGTGGTGGCTTCAAAGGCTGATGAGTGGCTGCCAGTTAGACCTGGCACTGATCTAGCTTTTGTTCTAGCTATCATAAATACATGGATACAAAATGGCACTTACGATAAGGAATTTATAGAAAAATTTACAATTGGCTTTGATGAGATCGTTAAAAGCGTAGAGGGCAAAACGCCTGAATGGCAAGAGGCAATCACTGGCATAAAAGCAAGTGACGTTAGGCGAATCGCTGATGAAATTTATAAAGCTGCCCCAAGAGTTATTTTTGATTTTGGTCACAAGACAACCACCACAAGAGCTGAATATATGAGGACAAAGGCTATCATGGTGGCAAATGCGATGATGGGCAACTGGGAGGTTAAAGGTGGTCTTTTTGGCGGTAAAAATGCTAAAACCTTTAACAAGCTAGTTGGCGAGGATAAATTTCCAGTTCTTAAAAATCCAGATGATAAATTTAAAGTACCAAAAGTGACTAGACTAGACTTTGCTGGCAAGACTGGTAGGCATAAATTTGTAAGTAGAAAGCATGGCGTTTTGATGGATATAAATGACGCTATCTTAAACGAGAAGCCTTACGCCATAAAAGGCTGGTTTAACATCCGCTTTAATCACCTAATAAACGTTGCTGAGACGATGAAGAGCATAGAGGCGATGAAGAAGCTTGATTTTATCGTGGTAAGCGATGTCTATCTAAACGATATGGCGACATTTGCTGATGTTATCTTGCCTGAGAGTAGCTACCTGGAGCGTGATGAGGGCATAGAGGATAAGTCAGGTCTAAAACCAGCTTATATGATAAGAAATAAAGTTATTGATCCAGTTGGCGACACAAGAGATGGGGCGTTTATCTTTAGAGAGCTAGCACGCCGCATGAAGATAGATGAGCTTTACACTTGGAACGATATACGTGAGTTTAGGATGCAGCAAGCTGGTGGAGATGTAAATTTACTTGCTGCGCTGGAAAAAGATGGCTTTATCACGTGGGATGAGCCGGGAATTTTATTTAGAGAAAAAGGCATGATCGATAAATTTGTCACTAAATATCCAGTTGCTTCTAAATTTATAGGCGAAAATGGCCTAATGGATGATATGGCTAAGCTTAAAACAAAAAGCGGCAAGATAGAGCTATTTTTGCCTGATGTCGAGGCGCAGTTTGAAGGATACGGCGCGCTAAACGATAAAGATATGGATACATTTGACGGACATGATCTTTGTCTAACTTGTGGCAAAACGCCTATTCATACCAATGGCCACACTCAGGCGGTGCCGTCGCTTCATGATCTTATGAGTGATAGCCCTATCTGGATAAATCCAAAAACAGCTAAACGTAAAAATTTACGAGATGGCGATATGGTCGTGGTGAAAAATAAATTTGGCGAGCAAAAGGGCAAGCTTATGGTGACTGAGGGCATTAGGGAAGATACACTCTTTATCTATCACGGCTTTGGACACATCACTCCAGCTCTTAAGAGTATAGATCACGTGGGGCTAAATACAAGTGTGCTTCTTAATCCGGCCGAAGGGCCAGTAGCTGCGACTATGGTTACAAATGTTGGCGTTAGCATAAGTAAAGCGTAA
- a CDS encoding anaerobic C4-dicarboxylate transporter, translating to MDISLILQLIVLFGAIFLGVRLGGMAIGYAGGIGVVVLTLGLGLKAGSIPWDVILIIMSVIAAITAMQVAGGLDYLVQIAEGILRKHPKYINFLAPVVTYLLTVFAGTGHTAFSMIPVITEVAKTQNIKPSAPLSIAVVASQIAITASPVSAAVVFMAGEHALGGLGISYPLLLAIWIPTTFIGCMLTALVINIFYNLDLSSDKEYQRRLKEGLIKDVKIEEKKELPKGAKLSVLIFLVGVISVVLYATAISKNVGWIKPSYVTGYEKIYETKSPDKFNELVAKDIKIKTDSTTNVKYVEDPDKPTKVLVLTRDNAIMSFMLVIATLITLTCGVKVDKLFNTATFKSGMTACVCVLGVAWLGDTFVVNHTDAIKNFAGDFVKDYPFMLAVALFFASMLLYSQAATAKALIPTVIAALGLTAANNGDAYILVASFAAVSALFVLPTYPTLLGAVQMDDTGTTRIGKYIFNHSFFIPGVLAIAFSVALGFLIAPILL from the coding sequence ATGGATATTTCATTGATATTACAGTTGATCGTGCTTTTTGGTGCGATATTCTTGGGTGTTAGACTAGGCGGTATGGCCATTGGTTATGCTGGTGGCATCGGCGTCGTAGTTTTAACTTTAGGACTTGGATTAAAAGCAGGTAGTATACCTTGGGATGTTATTTTAATCATTATGTCCGTTATAGCTGCTATTACAGCGATGCAAGTAGCTGGTGGCCTTGATTATTTGGTGCAAATAGCTGAAGGGATACTAAGAAAACATCCAAAATACATAAATTTCTTAGCTCCAGTTGTCACTTACTTGCTAACTGTATTTGCCGGTACTGGACACACAGCATTTTCTATGATTCCAGTTATTACTGAAGTTGCAAAGACACAAAACATTAAGCCTAGCGCGCCTCTTAGTATAGCTGTTGTTGCTAGTCAGATAGCTATTACTGCAAGCCCGGTTTCAGCAGCGGTTGTATTTATGGCTGGTGAGCATGCCTTGGGCGGACTTGGCATTAGCTATCCATTACTATTAGCTATCTGGATACCAACAACTTTTATTGGTTGTATGCTAACAGCTCTTGTTATAAATATATTTTATAATCTTGATCTAAGTAGCGATAAAGAGTATCAAAGAAGACTTAAAGAAGGGCTAATCAAAGATGTTAAAATTGAAGAGAAAAAAGAGCTTCCAAAAGGAGCTAAACTATCTGTTTTAATATTCTTAGTTGGCGTTATCTCTGTCGTTTTATATGCTACTGCTATTAGTAAAAACGTAGGCTGGATAAAACCAAGCTATGTAACAGGCTATGAAAAAATTTATGAGACCAAAAGTCCAGATAAATTTAATGAACTAGTCGCAAAAGATATAAAAATCAAAACTGACTCAACTACTAATGTAAAATATGTAGAAGATCCAGATAAGCCTACAAAGGTATTGGTATTAACTAGAGATAACGCTATTATGAGCTTTATGCTAGTTATCGCTACTTTAATCACACTAACTTGTGGCGTTAAAGTCGATAAGTTATTTAATACAGCTACATTTAAAAGTGGTATGACCGCGTGCGTCTGCGTGCTAGGTGTAGCGTGGCTTGGAGATACTTTTGTGGTAAATCACACCGATGCGATCAAAAATTTTGCCGGCGATTTTGTTAAAGACTATCCGTTTATGCTAGCTGTTGCGCTATTTTTTGCTAGTATGCTTCTTTATTCTCAAGCTGCTACCGCAAAGGCACTTATTCCTACAGTTATAGCCGCACTTGGTTTAACTGCTGCAAATAACGGTGACGCATATATTTTAGTTGCATCATTTGCTGCAGTTTCGGCATTGTTTGTGTTGCCAACATATCCGACACTACTTGGAGCCGTTCAAATGGATGATACTGGAACAACTAGGATAGGTAAATATATATTTAACCACTCCTTTTTCATTCCAGGCGTTTTAGCTATTGCTTTTTCTGTCGCACTTGGATTTTTGATAGCTCCGATACTTTTATAA